Part of the Drosophila kikkawai strain 14028-0561.14 chromosome 3L, DkikHiC1v2, whole genome shotgun sequence genome is shown below.
CAGCAGCAGGGTGTTCTTGCCGGTGGGCGAGCGCAGAGCGAGCTGATCGAAGGTCAGCACCTCGCCGCCAGCCTTCAGGATGCGCTCCCGAGCGGTCTGGGTGACGTGCAGGGCGCACACGGTGACCTTGGGGACAACCAGCAGACGGGCATCATCGGTGACGGTACCAACAACCACAATGGTGGACTCAGGCTGGTTGGCAGCCTTGAAGAAGCGAGCAATACGCTGCAGCGATAGCGGCGGGCGGTTGATCTTGCTCATGAACAAACGCTTCAGAATGATGCGGTTGAACTTCTTGTTGGTGCGGCGCTGCAGGAAGCGGTACAGCTGCAAAAGACAACGAGAAAAACACATTAGTGCCACGTCCCATTGGGTTTGTCCACCATCTTGGCCTTACCTTGACGAGCAGACGCAGGTAAACATCCTGGGATTTGGGCTCGGTTCTGCGAACCTTGCGATCGTACTTGTGGTTGATATCAATACCCTGCAAAGGAAATACGATTAGCACTAGGCGTGTTGTGGCGGCGGCAACGCATTTTACGATTAACTCTGAATAATTTGCAGGCACTTGCGagatgtttacaaattatttttcagttttcggtTATATTGCGTTCCTTACCATTTCGGCGACCGGAAAAAGAAAGAGAGGATGAGGTGTGACCGCACGACCAAAACGAAAGACGCAAACGCACAAAAAATGGCCGAAAA
Proteins encoded:
- the RpL18 gene encoding large ribosomal subunit protein eL18 produces the protein MGIDINHKYDRKVRRTEPKSQDVYLRLLVKLYRFLQRRTNKKFNRIILKRLFMSKINRPPLSLQRIARFFKAANQPESTIVVVGTVTDDARLLVVPKVTVCALHVTQTARERILKAGGEVLTFDQLALRSPTGKNTLLLQGKRTARTACKHFGKAPGVPHSHTRPYVRSKGRKFERARGRRSSCGYKK